From Phocoena phocoena chromosome 16, mPhoPho1.1, whole genome shotgun sequence, a single genomic window includes:
- the SPMIP5 gene encoding LOW QUALITY PROTEIN: sperm-associated microtubule inner protein 5 (The sequence of the model RefSeq protein was modified relative to this genomic sequence to represent the inferred CDS: inserted 1 base in 1 codon; deleted 2 bases in 1 codon): MESSKTFMRHLPITPGYSGFVPYLSCQGTSSEDDMSHCLKIFQENTQRSKDQLEDLRCTVANAPXLKPVCSEETVLRTLHQYYRRYRPLSRECKYITKPLQEPPPIPSWAGYLPRARVTELGCATRYTVMARNCYRGFLDVMEQAKRAHLKPYEE; this comes from the exons ATGGAGTCTTCCAAGACCTTCATGAGACACCTGCCAATCACACCAGGCTACAGTG GCTTCGTGCCCTACCTTAGCTGCCAGGGCACCTCCAGTGAGGACGACATGTCCCACTGTCTGAAAATCTTCCAGGAGAACACGCAGCGGAGTAAAGACCAGCTGGAGGACTTGCGCTGTACAGTGGCCAATGCCC AACTAAAGCCCGTCTGCTCAGAGGAGACGGTCCTGCGAACCCTGCACCAGTATTACCGGCGGTACCGCCCCTTGAGTCGGG AATGCAAATACATAACGAAACCTCTTCAggag cccccccccatccccagcTGGGCAGGCTACCTGCCGAGAGCCAGGGTCACTGAATTAGGTTGTGCCACGCGGTACACCGTCATGGCCAGAAACTGCTACAGGGGCTTCCTGGACGTCATGGAGCAGGCCAAGAGAGCACACCTGAAACCATATGAGGAGTAA